AGAAATTCCAGATACTTTAAGTCTGATTGGTGGATTAATAATTATTGGAGCAGCTATTTTTAACTACAGATTATCAAAAAAGTGATTGCTATAGCAATCACTTTTTTATCTCTTCTATCACACTGTTTAACTTCACATTTTGTTTATTTTTATATTCCTTATATTCTTCTATAACCTTATCGTCTATAAAATAATATCTTTCATCATTTAGCTGATAACTTTTTAAAGGGTATTTTTCTATTCTAACATCTTTTTTTTCTAATCTTATAACTGTTGAACAACTCTTTCTACAAGGTTCTAAAGGAGAGCAAGTTTTAAAACAATCATCTTTTTCATAGATTTTATATGATATATATCTACAACATATCGGCCTTAATTTATATATCAAACATTTTCCTAGTTCTTTATCGTGAAAATAGCAAACACTTTCCTCTAGTTTATTTTTCAATACTTTTTCTTTTACTTCATTATTTTTTCTTAAAAACTCTACTATCTCTCTCTTTTCATCTAAGGATATTAATGAATAATCCCAATTGCAACAACCACATGAATTAGAGGTTTGATTGCATAATCTTTCTCCATTCAACTTCACTATTTTATTTTTTGCATCTTCCAATATTTCTCTTAATATTTTCATTTCCTCTTCCTTTTAAAACGTATACGAAATACCTATTGTTAGTGTTCTACCTATTGCAGGATAGTATTGTCGTCTAAATTTCCATTCATTATTCTCATAATTATCATCCCAATATCCTGCATATTCGTCATACTTTTCATCAAATATATTTTCAATTCTACCTGTTATCATAAAATCAGAAGTTATTTTATAATAAGCAGATAAATCAAAGGTTATATATTCACCGGAATTTTTACCTCTTAAATTTTCTAAATCATCTAAATCATACGATTGACTATAGTAGACACCTTCAAAAGTTGTAGAAAATTTTTCAGTAAAATCATATGTTAATCCACCTGTTATTTTCCAATTGGGTACGCTTGGCATCTCAGAACCTGCATATTCACCGTCTACTATTTTACTTTTTATATAAGTTATAGATGACTTTAAAGTTAATTTATCTATATAGTGTTCAGCAACTCCTTCAAATCCAACTCTTTCAGTTTTTCCAATGTTATAGTTTACCATACCTGAAAACTCTGGTGGTATAGCTGAATATATCTCATCATGTGTTTTTTTATAAAATGTAGAAATAGATAAATATGTGTCATTAAGAAAATCTTTAAGTCCTATCTCAATTGTATCTTGAACTTGAGGCTTTAATTTCTCTGAATTTTTTGTATATCTCATTTCAGAAGCTGTCGGAGTTCTAAAAGCTCTATTATATGAGATATAAGTAGAACCTGTGTCAGAATATAAATAGTTAGCACTTAATTCATAAGAGTAATTATTATATTTACTATCATCTTTCGTTCCAATTTTATTCCAATTATTTAAACTCGCGTCTCTCCAATAAAAATTATATTTTGAATAGTCATATCTTATTCCTTGACTCAATTGTAATTTACCAACCTCATACTTATTCATAAAAAATGTTCCAAAGTTTTCTTTAGTGGAATTCCCTGACTGTACATTTTTATATCCCATTATCTTATCCTTACCATTCTCCCCTAATCCTGTTACCTTCTTATACTCCTTTCCAACTGAATAAGGTTTAAAAGCTTCATCTAAATAGTCCATACCCACTATAAAATACCCATCTGGACTATAATTATGTTTTATTTGAGCTTTTACATACTTTCGCTCATCATCTCCATCTCTTTTAAAGCTTCCATAATATTTGTTTCCTGCATATCTATTAAAATTACTATTTTTTCTATAATAATAGTTTCCATATATTAGGAATTCTGTATCTGAAGATATATTTTTAGAAATTTTTAAATAGTTATCATTAGACTCATATTTTGAACCTGAAATTTTCCCAGGATTTTTTCTATCGTTATCAGATATATA
The Cetobacterium somerae ATCC BAA-474 DNA segment above includes these coding regions:
- a CDS encoding TonB-dependent receptor encodes the protein MSRKILGISYLLFSIISFGENTNKVIKLSDSVITTENFETTVRDTSANISIVTSQEIKDSGAKDLVDVLKNVPGIRVTRYAGTIKFDIRGLNSMYSDRNSLITLDGVPVSSSQISNLPLAMIDRVEVIPGGGNILYGDKAIGGVINVLTKNVENKDFYGNIFGDYGSYNTRKYGFLYGAKITDKFLAEVAFVEDSNNGWREHEDFRNHSFNLKAKYLLKNGEIEYKYTYNRDKNKLGVAVPRYISDNDRKNPGKISGSKYESNDNYLKISKNISSDTEFLIYGNYYYRKNSNFNRYAGNKYYGSFKRDGDDERKYVKAQIKHNYSPDGYFIVGMDYLDEAFKPYSVGKEYKKVTGLGENGKDKIMGYKNVQSGNSTKENFGTFFMNKYEVGKLQLSQGIRYDYSKYNFYWRDASLNNWNKIGTKDDSKYNNYSYELSANYLYSDTGSTYISYNRAFRTPTASEMRYTKNSEKLKPQVQDTIEIGLKDFLNDTYLSISTFYKKTHDEIYSAIPPEFSGMVNYNIGKTERVGFEGVAEHYIDKLTLKSSITYIKSKIVDGEYAGSEMPSVPNWKITGGLTYDFTEKFSTTFEGVYYSQSYDLDDLENLRGKNSGEYITFDLSAYYKITSDFMITGRIENIFDEKYDEYAGYWDDNYENNEWKFRRQYYPAIGRTLTIGISYTF